One part of the Panthera leo isolate Ple1 chromosome D4, P.leo_Ple1_pat1.1, whole genome shotgun sequence genome encodes these proteins:
- the SPIN1 gene encoding spindlin-1 isoform X1: MKTPFGKTPGQRSRADAGHAGVSASMMKKRTSHKKHRSSVGPSKPVSQPRRNIVGCRIQHGWKEGNGPVTQWKGTVLDQVPVNPSLYLIKYDGFDCVYGLELNKDERVSALEVLPDRVASSRISDAHLADTMIGKAVEHMFETEDGSKDEWRGMVLARAPIMNTWFYITYEKDPVLYMYQLLDDYKEGDLRIMPDSNDSPPAEREPGEVVDSLVGKQVEYAKEDGSKRTGMVIHQVEAKPSVYFIKFDDDFHIYVYDLVKTS; encoded by the exons GCCATGCTGGTGTGTCTGCAAGCATGATGAAGAAAAGGACGTCCCACAA AAAACATCGGAGCAGTGTGGGGCCGAGCAAACCCGTTTCCCAGCCCCGGAGGAACATCGTAGGCTGCAGGATTCAGCATGGGTGGAAGGAGGGGAATGGCCCTGTCACCCAGTGGAAAGGAACCGTTCTGGACCAGGTGCCTGTAAATCCTTCTTTGTATCTTATAAAATACGATGGATTTGACTGTGTTTATGGACTAGAACTTAATAAAGATGAAAGAGTATCTGCGCTCGAAGTCCTCCCCGATAGAGTTG CGAGCTCTCGAATCAGCGACGCACACCTGGCCGACACGATGATCGGAAAGGCGGTGGAGCACATGTTTGAGACAGAGGATGGCTCCAAGGACGAGTGGAGGGGGATGGTCTTGGCTCGCGCCCCTATCATGAACACGTGGTTCTACATCACCTACGAGAAGGACCCCGTCTTGTACATGTACCAGCTCTTAGATGATTATAAAGAAGGCGACCTTCGCATCATGCCCGATTCAA ATGATTCTCCTCCAGCAGAAAGGGAACCAGGAGAAGTTGTGGACAGCCTGGTAGGCAAACAAGTGGAATATGCCAAAGAGGACGGCTCTAAAAGGACTGGCATGGTCATCCACCAAGTGGAGGCCAAACCGTCCGTCTACTTCATCAAGTTTGATGACGACTTCCATATCTACGTGTACGATTTGGTGAAAACGTCCTAG
- the SPIN1 gene encoding spindlin-1 isoform X2, whose amino-acid sequence MNEDPIREDTWPAVQSGCRPCWCVCKHDEEKDVPQKTSEQCGAEQTRFPAPEEHRRLQDSAWVEGGEWPCHPVERNRSGPASSRISDAHLADTMIGKAVEHMFETEDGSKDEWRGMVLARAPIMNTWFYITYEKDPVLYMYQLLDDYKEGDLRIMPDSNDSPPAEREPGEVVDSLVGKQVEYAKEDGSKRTGMVIHQVEAKPSVYFIKFDDDFHIYVYDLVKTS is encoded by the exons GCCATGCTGGTGTGTCTGCAAGCATGATGAAGAAAAGGACGTCCCACAA AAAACATCGGAGCAGTGTGGGGCCGAGCAAACCCGTTTCCCAGCCCCGGAGGAACATCGTAGGCTGCAGGATTCAGCATGGGTGGAAGGAGGGGAATGGCCCTGTCACCCAGTGGAAAGGAACCGTTCTGGACCAG CGAGCTCTCGAATCAGCGACGCACACCTGGCCGACACGATGATCGGAAAGGCGGTGGAGCACATGTTTGAGACAGAGGATGGCTCCAAGGACGAGTGGAGGGGGATGGTCTTGGCTCGCGCCCCTATCATGAACACGTGGTTCTACATCACCTACGAGAAGGACCCCGTCTTGTACATGTACCAGCTCTTAGATGATTATAAAGAAGGCGACCTTCGCATCATGCCCGATTCAA ATGATTCTCCTCCAGCAGAAAGGGAACCAGGAGAAGTTGTGGACAGCCTGGTAGGCAAACAAGTGGAATATGCCAAAGAGGACGGCTCTAAAAGGACTGGCATGGTCATCCACCAAGTGGAGGCCAAACCGTCCGTCTACTTCATCAAGTTTGATGACGACTTCCATATCTACGTGTACGATTTGGTGAAAACGTCCTAG
- the LOC122204645 gene encoding uncharacterized protein LOC122204645 isoform X2, which yields MGVDALDVPDPTRNTVILPSLGVFLDCSFLGPDVCALVKSRDLHFHYASPRPPHTVIGNTGPRWRPASSKTFQYLLPQDKNVLLEPALRGRCRFQASHVLENVEKQ from the exons ATGGGCGTGGATGCCCTTGACGTTCCTGATCCTACGAGAAACACAGTCATTCTGCCATCACTGG GAGTTTTCTTAGACTGCAGTTTCCTGGGCCCTGATGTCTGTGCACTTGTGAAGTCCAGGGATCTGCATTTTCACTATGCCTCACCCAGACCTCCTCACACTGTGATCGGGAACACTGGACCCAG ATGGAGACCCGCAAGTTCTAAAACATTCCAGTATCTGCTTCCTCAGGACAAGAATGTGCTCTTGGAGCCCGCACTCCGCGGAAGATGCAG ATTTCAAGCTTCTCATGTACttgaaaatgtagaaaagcaGTGA
- the LOC122204645 gene encoding uncharacterized protein LOC122204645 isoform X3 has translation MGVDALDVPDPTRNTVILPSLGVFLDCSFLGPDVCALVKSRDLHFHYASPRPPHTVIGNTGPRTRMCSWSPHSAEDADFKLLMYLKM, from the exons ATGGGCGTGGATGCCCTTGACGTTCCTGATCCTACGAGAAACACAGTCATTCTGCCATCACTGG GAGTTTTCTTAGACTGCAGTTTCCTGGGCCCTGATGTCTGTGCACTTGTGAAGTCCAGGGATCTGCATTTTCACTATGCCTCACCCAGACCTCCTCACACTGTGATCGGGAACACTGGACCCAG GACAAGAATGTGCTCTTGGAGCCCGCACTCCGCGGAAGATGCAG ATTTCAAGCTTCTCATGTACttgaaaatgtag
- the LOC122204645 gene encoding uncharacterized protein LOC122204645 isoform X1: MGVDALDVPDPTRNTVILPSLGVFLDCSFLGPDVCALVKSRDLHFHYASPRPPHTVIGNTGPRWRPASSKTFQYLLPQDKNVLLEPALRGRCRNLINFLKLQFGEVGAISDYSRKEKQSGDEIHGASGPTLGGRGKDHHASTLPLHSTATLPGTSKEHGIPVWLQDALEEDLLSTLQPTGRQWTMNHHHTTFLEAGRTPTTGSCTAGCRGPPTTTLRTQADSRASLYSQRSESQSTSPS; this comes from the exons ATGGGCGTGGATGCCCTTGACGTTCCTGATCCTACGAGAAACACAGTCATTCTGCCATCACTGG GAGTTTTCTTAGACTGCAGTTTCCTGGGCCCTGATGTCTGTGCACTTGTGAAGTCCAGGGATCTGCATTTTCACTATGCCTCACCCAGACCTCCTCACACTGTGATCGGGAACACTGGACCCAG ATGGAGACCCGCAAGTTCTAAAACATTCCAGTATCTGCTTCCTCAGGACAAGAATGTGCTCTTGGAGCCCGCACTCCGCGGAAGATGCAG AAACCtgatcaactttttaaaactccagtttggggaggtgggggcaatTTCAGATTATAGTAGAAAGGAGAAGCAAAGTGGAGATGAAATTCACGGTGCATCAGGCCCAACTCTGGGTGGACGAGGCAAGGATCACCATGCCTCCACCCTACCCCTGCACAGCACAGCTACTCTTCCCGGGACATCTAAAGAACACGGCATCCCTGTGTGGCTGCAGGACGCTCTGGAAGAAGACCTGCTTTCTACATTACAACCAACCGGCCGCCAATGGACAATGAACCACCACCACACCACGTTTCTCGAAGCAGGAAGGACCCCCACGACCGGGTCCTGCACAGCAGGGTGTAGAGGACCCCCCACAACGACACTGAGAACACAAGCAGACTCACGTGCGTCCCTTTATTCACAAAGGTCAGAGTCACAGTCTACTTCTCCATCATGA
- the LOC122204645 gene encoding uncharacterized protein LOC122204645 isoform X4 — translation MGVDALDVPDPTRNTVILPSLGVFLDCSFLGPDVCALVKSRDLHFHYASPRPPHTVIGNTGPRTRMCSWSPHSAEDAET, via the exons ATGGGCGTGGATGCCCTTGACGTTCCTGATCCTACGAGAAACACAGTCATTCTGCCATCACTGG GAGTTTTCTTAGACTGCAGTTTCCTGGGCCCTGATGTCTGTGCACTTGTGAAGTCCAGGGATCTGCATTTTCACTATGCCTCACCCAGACCTCCTCACACTGTGATCGGGAACACTGGACCCAG GACAAGAATGTGCTCTTGGAGCCCGCACTCCGCGGAAGATGCAG AAACCtga